In the genome of Fibrobacter sp., one region contains:
- a CDS encoding ATP-dependent RecD-like DNA helicase: protein MHIQGTVKSITFHSPQNGFTVLRLVDDESKKVVVVTGTLPELNVGEKIKFTGDWGSHPKYGKQFKCDHFEMVSSADDMDIVTYLGSGICPGVGPKTAQNIFDIFGEETFDILDNDPERFRSVKIKGLPKSKVEIFLARWQETRHSRDTMMFLYSHGIVGSVAKKIWMKFGQGTIEKLRENPYILCEEVYGIGFLKADEIAMKVGIPKDSPMRLEEALLYTLQEASLTDGHTYLPREALLSRTIKNMRIEMEDEDSINRLLDIFEKTCNVGRIRRVNDDCFFPPLFNAEQKIADCVKSQMEDFVTESVSADFVNRELRDWEQEQKFAFHPIQREAIIQALSHRVFIITGGPGTGKTTILKGILHLARKLGESILLAAPTGRAAKRMGDCCGEKASTIHRLLEVDPVSKKFSKNDQNKLDCSLLVVDEFSMVDTWLCASLLEAVSCRTRIIFVGDADQLPSVGPGNVLNDLLRTPSIPSIRLQHIFRQAGDNDIADKAAKINQGITPAPLDGPNFHFMPFETDEECKKYLQQLIATGIKSKLDINLKEQMQVLVPMRKGPLGIFELNPFLQGLLNPGVPRHKMMGVEWSQGDRVMQIKNNYEKNVFNGDVGIIWKVDAINKKITVFYDDKVVDYEDDEMEELTLAYACTIHKSQGSEYPAVVVVLDSSHYVMLQRNLIYTAITRAKGHVWILSAPGAFHQAVRNVRSTRRYTRLTERLS, encoded by the coding sequence ATGCATATCCAGGGGACCGTAAAATCCATTACATTTCACAGCCCGCAAAATGGCTTTACCGTCTTGCGGCTGGTGGACGATGAGTCCAAGAAAGTGGTGGTGGTCACCGGAACCTTGCCAGAGCTGAACGTAGGCGAAAAAATCAAGTTCACCGGAGACTGGGGCAGTCATCCCAAGTACGGCAAGCAGTTTAAATGCGACCATTTCGAAATGGTTTCCTCCGCCGACGACATGGACATCGTCACCTACCTGGGAAGCGGAATCTGCCCCGGCGTTGGTCCCAAGACAGCCCAGAATATTTTTGACATTTTCGGCGAAGAAACCTTTGATATTTTGGACAACGATCCAGAACGTTTCCGCAGCGTAAAAATCAAGGGGCTTCCCAAATCCAAGGTGGAAATATTTCTTGCCCGATGGCAGGAGACCCGACATAGCCGCGACACCATGATGTTCCTCTACAGCCATGGAATTGTCGGAAGTGTCGCAAAAAAAATCTGGATGAAGTTCGGCCAGGGAACAATAGAGAAACTTCGGGAGAATCCCTACATTCTCTGCGAAGAAGTCTACGGCATCGGTTTTCTGAAGGCAGACGAAATCGCCATGAAGGTAGGCATTCCAAAGGACAGCCCCATGCGTCTGGAGGAAGCGCTGCTTTACACTCTGCAAGAAGCTTCACTCACCGACGGCCACACCTACCTGCCGCGAGAAGCGCTTCTTTCCCGCACCATCAAGAACATGCGAATCGAGATGGAGGACGAAGACTCCATCAATCGCCTGCTGGATATTTTTGAAAAGACCTGCAACGTCGGAAGAATCCGCCGCGTCAATGACGACTGTTTCTTCCCCCCACTATTTAACGCCGAGCAAAAGATTGCCGACTGCGTCAAGTCCCAGATGGAGGACTTTGTCACCGAATCCGTCAGCGCTGACTTTGTCAACCGCGAGCTCCGCGACTGGGAACAGGAACAGAAGTTCGCCTTCCACCCCATCCAGCGAGAAGCAATCATCCAGGCGTTGAGCCACAGGGTCTTTATCATTACAGGCGGCCCCGGAACCGGTAAGACAACCATCCTGAAGGGCATTCTCCACCTGGCACGAAAGCTTGGGGAAAGCATCCTGCTTGCCGCCCCTACAGGCCGCGCCGCCAAGCGCATGGGAGACTGCTGCGGCGAAAAGGCGAGCACAATCCATCGCTTACTGGAAGTGGATCCTGTATCCAAGAAATTTTCCAAAAACGACCAGAACAAGCTGGACTGTTCCCTCCTGGTGGTAGACGAATTCAGTATGGTGGACACCTGGCTTTGCGCTTCTTTGCTGGAAGCGGTCAGCTGCAGGACCCGTATTATTTTCGTAGGGGATGCAGACCAGTTGCCAAGCGTGGGCCCAGGCAACGTGTTGAACGACCTACTCCGAACGCCAAGCATTCCAAGCATCCGCCTGCAGCACATTTTCCGTCAAGCTGGCGACAACGACATCGCCGATAAGGCAGCCAAGATAAACCAGGGCATTACCCCCGCCCCGCTGGACGGTCCCAACTTTCATTTCATGCCCTTCGAGACCGACGAGGAATGCAAAAAATACCTGCAGCAACTCATTGCCACAGGCATCAAAAGCAAACTGGACATCAATCTCAAGGAACAAATGCAAGTTCTTGTTCCCATGCGAAAAGGCCCTCTTGGCATCTTTGAGTTGAACCCGTTCCTGCAGGGGCTTTTAAACCCCGGCGTTCCCCGTCACAAGATGATGGGTGTTGAATGGAGCCAGGGAGATCGCGTTATGCAGATCAAGAACAACTACGAAAAGAACGTCTTCAACGGCGACGTGGGTATCATCTGGAAAGTTGATGCCATCAACAAGAAAATCACCGTTTTCTATGATGACAAGGTTGTTGATTACGAAGACGATGAAATGGAGGAACTGACCCTCGCCTACGCCTGCACCATCCACAAAAGCCAGGGCAGCGAATACCCCGCAGTAGTTGTAGTTCTTGACTCCAGCCACTACGTAATGCTCCAAAGAAACCTGATCTACACTGCAATTACCCGCGCCAAGGGACACGTGTGGATTCTTTCAGCCCCTGGAGCCTTCCACCAGGCCGTTCGCAACGTCCGCAGCACCCGCCGCTACACACGGCTTACCGAAAGGCTTTCCTAA
- a CDS encoding N-formylglutamate amidohydrolase: MSQNDFKLMITCEHASNELPARVKDLRISQEDLDSHRGYDIGAFAVYEELVSKFKPDFYSSGRYSRLFVDLNRSLRNNKFASPAGIAYHESYWGEVEKFVAQNLPEKESASPAIVHLAIHSFTPELNGIVRNADIGILYDPSRSAEKAYADVIVDEILRDYPQYKVRRNYPYLGKTDGLCTALRKKFDPHKTGCYVGFEIEINQKLL, encoded by the coding sequence ATGTCTCAAAATGATTTCAAATTGATGATCACCTGCGAGCACGCCAGCAACGAATTGCCTGCCCGGGTGAAGGACTTGCGAATCTCCCAAGAAGATCTCGATTCTCACCGAGGTTACGACATCGGCGCCTTCGCTGTGTACGAAGAACTTGTGTCAAAGTTCAAACCGGATTTCTACAGCTCTGGGCGCTACTCCCGACTTTTTGTGGACTTGAATCGTAGCTTGCGGAATAACAAGTTCGCGAGCCCCGCGGGAATCGCCTATCACGAATCCTACTGGGGTGAAGTGGAAAAATTCGTGGCGCAGAACTTACCCGAAAAGGAGAGTGCTTCGCCTGCAATCGTGCACTTGGCCATCCACAGTTTTACTCCGGAGTTAAACGGCATCGTCCGAAATGCGGATATTGGTATTCTTTACGACCCTAGCCGCTCGGCAGAAAAAGCTTACGCTGATGTTATCGTGGACGAGATTCTCCGCGATTACCCGCAGTACAAGGTACGTCGCAACTATCCTTACCTGGGTAAAACCGATGGCCTGTGTACTGCCCTCCGCAAGAAATTCGACCCCCACAAAACAGGCTGTTATGTGGGCTTTGAAATAGAAATCAACCAGAAATTGCTGTAG
- a CDS encoding RimK family protein: MKKIIVVNNPKNWKLNVPGVDVVSAQDYLISQKYMADKNTRVFNLCRDYSYQSKGYYVSLLAEARGHKVIPGVKNMRDFKTTAVIKHISDEIDNLIQKSLHKLTGTEFVLSIYFGQNVSPQYLELSQELYKLFQAPLLRAKFVFKQKWFIQSIRPICVDEIPEAHMEMVNKFAQEYFTKNRYASAPDEDYLYDLAILTNPDEKEPPSNKEAIQNFIKAAEETGFRVEMITKKDYARVGEFDALFIRETTNVNHYTYSFARRAQSLGIAVIDDPDSILRCSNKVYLQELMQAAKIHSPKTIIAHSENRHTLAKEIGFPMVIKSPDSSFSMGVKKACNKEELDKILDQMFEHSDLLIAQEFTPTDFDWRIGVLDGKPLYACKYYMAKDHWQIYNWESKDKDEICGMFDCLPIESVPHGIVKTALKICSMIGNGLYGVDLKEWKGEPIVVEVNDNPSIDAGIEDQVGKKKIYTAVMRSLRHRIEDRLNAAQQKILQHEREFYL; encoded by the coding sequence ATGAAAAAAATTATAGTCGTAAACAATCCTAAGAACTGGAAATTGAATGTTCCAGGCGTTGATGTGGTGTCCGCACAGGACTACCTGATTTCCCAGAAGTACATGGCCGACAAGAACACCCGCGTGTTCAACCTTTGCCGCGATTACAGCTACCAGAGCAAGGGCTACTACGTTTCCTTGCTGGCGGAAGCCCGCGGCCACAAGGTTATTCCTGGCGTAAAGAACATGCGTGACTTCAAGACCACCGCGGTCATCAAGCATATCTCCGATGAAATCGATAACTTGATTCAGAAGAGTCTGCACAAGCTGACCGGCACGGAATTCGTGCTGAGCATTTACTTCGGCCAGAATGTAAGCCCACAATATCTGGAACTTTCCCAGGAACTTTACAAGCTGTTCCAGGCTCCGTTGCTTCGTGCCAAGTTCGTGTTTAAGCAGAAGTGGTTTATTCAGAGCATTCGCCCCATTTGTGTAGATGAAATTCCCGAAGCCCACATGGAAATGGTGAACAAGTTTGCCCAGGAATACTTTACCAAGAACCGCTACGCCAGCGCCCCCGATGAAGACTACCTGTATGATTTGGCCATCCTTACGAACCCCGATGAAAAGGAGCCGCCCAGTAACAAGGAGGCGATTCAGAATTTTATCAAGGCCGCAGAGGAAACAGGTTTCCGTGTTGAAATGATCACCAAGAAGGATTACGCCCGCGTCGGTGAATTTGATGCTTTGTTTATTCGCGAAACCACAAACGTCAATCATTATACTTACAGTTTTGCCCGTCGCGCCCAGTCCCTTGGAATTGCTGTAATTGATGATCCTGATAGCATATTACGTTGTTCTAATAAGGTGTATTTGCAGGAGCTGATGCAGGCTGCAAAAATCCATTCGCCAAAGACCATTATCGCACATTCTGAAAACCGCCACACGCTTGCCAAGGAAATCGGATTCCCTATGGTTATCAAGTCTCCGGATTCCAGTTTTTCTATGGGTGTGAAAAAGGCCTGCAATAAGGAAGAACTGGACAAGATTCTGGACCAGATGTTTGAACATAGTGACCTGCTCATTGCCCAGGAATTTACTCCCACGGATTTTGACTGGAGAATCGGCGTTCTGGATGGCAAGCCTCTTTACGCCTGCAAGTATTACATGGCAAAAGACCACTGGCAGATTTACAACTGGGAAAGTAAGGACAAGGATGAAATCTGCGGAATGTTTGATTGCCTGCCCATCGAAAGTGTGCCCCATGGAATTGTGAAAACGGCCTTGAAAATTTGCAGCATGATTGGTAACGGCTTGTACGGCGTGGATCTTAAAGAATGGAAGGGGGAGCCCATCGTAGTCGAAGTCAATGACAACCCCAGCATTGACGCAGGGATAGAAGATCAGGTGGGCAAGAAGAAAATTTACACCGCTGTCATGCGCTCTCTGCGTCACCGCATCGAAGACCGCCTGAATGCAGCACAACAAAAAATCCTTCAACACGAAAGAGAGTTTTACCTGTAG
- a CDS encoding branched-chain amino acid aminotransferase: MQIDLNNVDWKTLPFGYSDTDYNVRCYYRNGQWGKIEVSSDKNISIHMAATCLHYGQEGFEGLKAYTGKDGKVRLFRVDENAKRMQSTANRVLMAVPPIELFREMAHLVTKLNARFVPPYGHGATLYIRPLLIGTGAEVGVKPSDEYLFMMFVCPVGPYFKDGFKPVDMMISRNYDRAAPQGTGTVKVGGNYAASLQSLAEAKKLGYSSTIYLDAKEKKYIDECGPANFFGIKGKSYITPKSESILPSITNKSLQQLAEYLGYTVEKRPVAFEELAEFSETAECGTAAVITPIKKIVDPVAGKEFTYGDGKNPGPVCTELFTKYTAIQFGEAEDPFGWTEVVDL, from the coding sequence ATGCAGATTGATTTGAATAACGTGGATTGGAAGACTCTCCCCTTCGGTTACTCCGACACCGATTACAACGTTCGTTGCTACTACCGCAATGGTCAGTGGGGCAAGATTGAAGTCTCCTCCGACAAGAACATCAGCATTCACATGGCCGCTACCTGCCTCCACTACGGTCAGGAAGGTTTCGAAGGCCTGAAGGCTTACACCGGCAAGGATGGCAAGGTCCGTCTGTTCCGCGTGGATGAAAACGCAAAGCGCATGCAGAGCACTGCAAACCGCGTCCTCATGGCTGTTCCGCCTATCGAACTTTTCCGCGAAATGGCTCACCTGGTAACCAAGCTGAACGCTCGCTTCGTTCCGCCCTATGGCCATGGCGCAACCCTTTACATCCGCCCGCTCCTCATCGGTACTGGCGCAGAAGTTGGCGTGAAGCCTTCTGACGAATACCTGTTCATGATGTTCGTCTGCCCGGTTGGCCCCTACTTCAAGGACGGCTTCAAGCCCGTTGACATGATGATCAGCCGTAACTACGACCGTGCCGCTCCTCAGGGTACCGGTACTGTGAAGGTTGGCGGTAACTACGCTGCATCCCTCCAGTCTCTTGCCGAAGCCAAGAAGCTGGGCTACTCCAGCACCATCTATCTGGATGCCAAGGAAAAGAAGTACATCGACGAATGCGGTCCGGCAAACTTCTTCGGTATCAAGGGCAAGTCCTACATTACCCCGAAGTCCGAATCCATCTTGCCGTCTATCACCAACAAGAGCTTGCAGCAGCTGGCTGAATACCTTGGCTACACTGTTGAAAAGCGTCCGGTGGCTTTCGAAGAACTGGCTGAATTCTCTGAAACTGCAGAATGCGGTACCGCAGCTGTGATCACCCCGATCAAGAAGATCGTGGACCCTGTTGCCGGCAAGGAATTCACCTACGGCGATGGCAAGAATCCGGGCCCTGTCTGCACCGAACTCTTCACCAAGTACACCGCTATCCAGTTCGGCGAAGCTGAAGACCCGTTCGGCTGGACTGAAGTGGTCGACCTGTAA
- a CDS encoding TM2 domain-containing protein has protein sequence MMEKDDNNLEMSFPVETPRKKSCKPKEPKQILTESMVKTLDGTTATPQDKASLVAILSIIMGTLGVHDFFCGNNRNGIIKLVCTIIGITAFISVIWNLIDLYKIGNGTYTTQNGMKLAPCPWCKKVGLVMAAVNIAVFSIFLTQLLRFLKVF, from the coding sequence ATGATGGAAAAAGACGACAACAATCTTGAGATGAGTTTTCCCGTAGAAACTCCGCGGAAAAAATCCTGCAAGCCAAAAGAGCCTAAGCAAATTCTTACCGAATCCATGGTAAAGACGTTGGACGGAACCACGGCAACACCCCAGGATAAAGCAAGCCTCGTTGCCATACTTTCCATCATCATGGGAACCTTAGGCGTTCACGATTTCTTCTGCGGCAACAATCGTAACGGCATCATCAAACTGGTTTGCACCATCATCGGCATTACCGCATTCATCTCCGTCATTTGGAACCTAATCGATCTATACAAAATCGGCAACGGAACCTACACAACCCAAAACGGAATGAAGCTCGCACCCTGCCCCTGGTGCAAGAAAGTAGGCCTTGTCATGGCGGCAGTCAACATCGCTGTTTTTTCCATCTTTCTTACTCAGCTTCTAAGGTTCTTGAAAGTCTTCTAG
- a CDS encoding Rpn family recombination-promoting nuclease/putative transposase → MATFEEKVEKQVEILKQHTFLDPTRDRVFKEIFSKDATLIHFLNAILHLPEERKIVSIERKKPASTLTSAIDVEEVRFDVHAKLNNEEYVDLEMQRATHEDFVDRVELYASQLSIESKIHFDSQRTETEKEDHPYLMPTTYSIWICNFPVRFCECYREELGLFRFSSLGNPDALPVYDKKRYIIVDLSKVDAKVLNLNTAETEWLELFTRMASAKDAPKTKDPVIADVYRRMMVNALEKNFIKEIAAGMVTEAEIKTRIGTARREGREEGRDEARLGDAEALLRYGDSVEKVSLVLKLPLEKVQELASKIASGNAKR, encoded by the coding sequence ATGGCAACTTTTGAGGAAAAAGTCGAAAAGCAAGTTGAAATTTTAAAGCAGCATACGTTCCTGGATCCGACCCGGGACAGGGTCTTCAAGGAAATCTTTTCGAAGGATGCGACTCTAATCCATTTCTTGAACGCAATCTTGCACCTGCCCGAGGAACGCAAAATCGTGAGTATCGAACGCAAGAAGCCTGCGTCGACGTTGACTTCCGCAATCGATGTGGAGGAGGTCCGCTTTGACGTACACGCGAAGCTCAACAATGAAGAATACGTGGATCTGGAGATGCAGCGGGCGACTCACGAGGATTTTGTGGACCGTGTGGAGCTTTATGCAAGTCAGCTCTCCATCGAATCCAAGATTCACTTTGACAGCCAGCGCACCGAGACCGAGAAGGAGGATCACCCCTACCTGATGCCCACCACCTACAGCATCTGGATCTGCAATTTCCCGGTCCGCTTTTGCGAATGCTACCGTGAGGAACTGGGACTCTTCCGTTTTTCCAGCCTGGGCAACCCTGACGCCTTGCCTGTATATGATAAAAAAAGGTATATTATCGTGGATTTGAGCAAGGTGGATGCGAAGGTCTTGAACCTGAACACCGCCGAGACGGAATGGCTGGAACTCTTCACCAGGATGGCTTCTGCGAAGGATGCCCCCAAGACGAAGGATCCCGTCATTGCGGATGTCTACCGCCGGATGATGGTGAACGCCCTCGAGAAGAATTTTATCAAGGAGATTGCAGCAGGTATGGTCACAGAGGCTGAAATCAAGACACGAATCGGAACCGCCCGCCGCGAAGGCCGTGAAGAAGGCCGCGACGAAGCGAGACTGGGTGACGCCGAAGCGCTCCTTCGTTACGGAGATTCCGTAGAAAAAGTTTCCCTGGTTCTCAAGTTGCCTCTTGAAAAGGTACAGGAACTGGCAAGTAAGATTGCCTCCGGGAATGCGAAACGCTAA
- a CDS encoding glutamate-cysteine ligase family protein, whose translation MNAYKLWQKYGIEMEYMIVDRDTLDVLPRADVPLGQDKNGEQLSDVEHGPIGLSNELVSHVLELKCANPVDSLKNLGKTFHKEILVANEKLKSINAMLLPSAAHPFMDPATMQLWPYDCNEIYETYDRIFNCKGHGWANLQSTHINLSFNGDEEFGKLHAAIRALLPLIPAIAASSPFLDGKYCGYLDGRIETYRHNQDRVPSIAGLVIPEAAFTYDEYNQQIFEKVKADIAPYDTEHLLNHFFLNSRGAIARFDRGAIEIRLVDIQECPDADIAIAEWEVAALKGMVEGAFSGASLDAISKKVRALDTAALAKILLDTTRFAEKTIIRDKAFLNVWGIDASEITAGEIVQHIFQVVKGKISGHSQELLRKMFKRGTLASALVKNVGADPGRDDFVCEYGRLARCLAENELYDAEE comes from the coding sequence ATGAACGCATACAAACTTTGGCAAAAATACGGCATCGAGATGGAATACATGATCGTTGACCGTGATACTTTGGATGTTCTCCCTCGTGCTGATGTGCCCCTGGGACAGGACAAGAACGGTGAACAGCTTTCCGACGTGGAACATGGTCCCATCGGACTTTCCAACGAATTGGTAAGCCATGTGCTGGAACTGAAATGCGCCAATCCCGTGGATTCCTTGAAGAACTTGGGCAAGACTTTTCATAAGGAAATTCTTGTTGCTAACGAAAAACTGAAATCCATTAACGCAATGCTTTTGCCAAGTGCGGCCCACCCCTTTATGGATCCTGCGACCATGCAGTTGTGGCCCTACGATTGCAATGAAATTTACGAGACGTATGACCGCATTTTCAACTGCAAGGGCCATGGCTGGGCTAACTTGCAGAGTACCCACATTAATTTGAGTTTTAACGGTGACGAAGAATTCGGAAAACTCCATGCCGCCATCCGTGCGCTGCTGCCCTTGATTCCTGCAATCGCTGCGTCTAGCCCGTTTTTGGATGGAAAGTACTGCGGTTACCTGGATGGACGTATTGAAACTTATCGCCACAATCAGGATCGGGTTCCTAGCATTGCGGGGCTTGTAATTCCTGAGGCCGCATTCACTTATGACGAATACAACCAGCAGATTTTCGAGAAGGTGAAGGCCGACATCGCCCCCTACGACACGGAACATTTGCTGAATCATTTCTTCTTGAATAGCCGTGGTGCCATCGCCCGCTTTGACCGTGGAGCCATTGAAATTCGTCTGGTGGATATTCAGGAATGCCCTGATGCGGATATCGCCATCGCCGAATGGGAAGTGGCAGCCTTGAAGGGGATGGTGGAAGGTGCTTTTAGCGGAGCATCTCTTGATGCAATTTCAAAGAAGGTTCGTGCTTTGGATACTGCCGCCCTCGCAAAGATCTTGCTGGACACCACCCGCTTTGCAGAAAAGACCATTATCCGCGACAAGGCTTTCTTGAATGTGTGGGGCATTGACGCAAGTGAAATCACCGCTGGCGAAATCGTGCAGCATATTTTCCAGGTGGTCAAGGGAAAAATCTCAGGACACTCCCAGGAATTGCTCCGCAAAATGTTCAAGCGCGGGACCCTCGCAAGCGCCTTGGTAAAGAACGTTGGCGCAGACCCAGGCCGCGACGATTTCGTATGCGAATACGGACGCCTTGCCCGCTGCCTTGCCGAGAATGAACTGTATGACGCTGAAGAATAA